The Brachypodium distachyon strain Bd21 chromosome 4, Brachypodium_distachyon_v3.0, whole genome shotgun sequence nucleotide sequence GAAAGGTAAATTTCAAACCGGGCTCAGCTGCAGTGTAAGAGGCATGTGGGAGCCCGAATCTTCAGCACGCTCTCTCTAGTTCACACAAATTAAGCATTTAGAATACTGTACTGCAAGCCTTGCTGCGGGCCCTATACTTGCTTCAGAGGCAAAACCAAGTTACTGTAACATCCAAGGTATCGGCCCTACCTTACCTAAAGTATTACCactctaacaaaaaaaaaattaactacAGGTAAAATTGTAATTTTTTACAAAGTCTCCTTTGTTTACGTGAACATCCACGATAGGCAGTTAATTGAATATCATCATTAGAACTAAATTTCTGATGCTCGGAATCCATATAATCTATACCAACCTCAACAATACAGATAAAACTCGATTGGTCAAAAACTCACACTAATAATTACTAAGAAGTTCTTTATGCAGATTATGTTGCTAGCTAACCATCATGATATTGCGACAACTAATTATATGCCGTGTAAGGTTTGATACCATGTGAAGTTGTGCTATTCTCTCCCATGCATGTCATTAGTCGTATGTACctgaaaatcaaataaaacaaCAAGAATGCAAGAATGAGTATAAAATTCAGCAAGTACAATATGAAACCCAAAAGGAAACATGAAATATTACACATCATCACATCTTCGTTGGAAATGAACAATTTCACTGAAAATGATTGAACAAGAATACAATGAATAGTCCGAATGAACCATTTGGACTTAACCACATGTGACGGGGACTAATAATCAAGTAACAACAGGGTTGGCATGGACTGACCGTCCTGCAACAGTGGCGTGGACTAAACAACGGCAATCCTTCttttgaaatgaatgaatcaaaacacacacataatGAACAAACTCTGAAAacgaagaacaaaagaaatattgTACAAGAAATTAATACAATAACCATTAACTAATACAGTATATAGAaacattgtactccctccggccggaattacttgtcgaaatattacatgtatctaaacactttttacacataaatacatccatatttgggcaaatttgagacaagtaataccggtcggagggagtacaaaaattTAAGAtgagttctcttatttggaaATCCAAACACTCCAATGTATAAATGGATGGAGCAAGTTTGCACCAGATACGACCAGTAGGCCGGGGCTGCTCTTAGTCTAGTCAACTTGTAACTAACCATGCTTTTAAATATGCACGCATCAACGGATCGAATTGAATAAACTGAGAAACGTAAATTTCAAACCGGGCGCAGCTAGCGCTGCAGTACAAGATGCATGTGGGGATGTGGGAGTCCGGGCTGTGAGTTGTCGGTcgccaaaaagaaagaagactTGTCTCAAGTCTTGTGAGCTGATAAATAACAAAACAGTAATCAACTCAACTTGCACATATAGATTTATAGTTAACCTACCTATAGCCTATAGGGGAGGACAACCAAGcaaaaattaattaatattaAGCAAACTGAGAAACGTAAATTTCATGTCTCGTAAACCACAccttaacatagtaatttgcGGTCAAAACCATGTTTTAATGAAATCTAATATGCCCTCTTTCAAGGAACGGAAGTATTGTATATATGTAGTACTGGCTAGGTAGTCTATAATAAGAGTCTAAGCTACACCTCGATCGATCTGGATCTCCAAAAATTTAGTCTCAACACAAACAAACACTAACACGGAGATGGAAAGTACATTCTGCAGCCTAGAGCCCGCACGCGATGGCTTCTTCGTCCTCACCATGTCCAGCGCCGACGGACACCAGTACCTGACcgagcacgccgtcgccgacctcGTCAAGACCCTCACCAGAGTCCGCGACGACCCCAAGGCGAGAGGCCTCGTCACCACCTGCCAGGCCGGCAACGCCGTCTCGTTCTGCGACGGGATCAACTACGCTGACGAcgacgcccgccagcaggcggaggcgggagATCCTGGGCTAACATGGCGGGTAGCTACACGACTGGCCACTGCCGTTTCGAGCAGTGTACTGTTTCCAACAGTGTTCCAAGGTACTATTCTCGCACAGATTAATTTCGATCCATGCATCCTAATGGCTAATGTCTGATCCAACGGCCAGCTGAAAGGAAGGCGGATCCTGCAGCTGGCATGGCGGAGGTGATTCGTCTGCTGATGGAGCTCCCCATGCCGACCGTGGCCGCCGTGAGTGGCAACGCCACGTCGCTGGGCGTCGCCCTGGCGCTGGCACACGACAGCTTGGTCATGTGGGGCCGCGCGGAGCTCCGGctcccggagaccgagctcagGCGCCGGCCGTTGCCGGACTACGCAGGGAAGCTGCTCCAGGAAAAGCTGCCGTCCTCCGAGCTCCGGAAGCTGCACATGTCCCGGCCGTGCATCGGCgaccagctcgtcagcagctgCTACTATGTTCAGAGCGCCAACAAGGACAAGGGGGCGGTGCTTAATGACGCCCTGCAACTGCTCTACAAGCGGACGGGCGGGAAAGCCGCGGATATCGCCAAGGCGAGGCGGACCAAGTGCCCGAAGACCTGCGCCGACCTCGGCATCACCGGCCCGCAGCAGCTCCCAAGGCTAGTACCTATCTACTCCTACCTAGTAATTcagtttctaaatataagacgttcactttcaaaataaataaatataaggCGTTCTgattttgttctaagtcaTACTTTTTCgagtttgatcaagtttatagaaaatctaccaacatatAGAAAAACGAATTGTTTTTATTAAATCTATCATTATATATTTTCGTGGTATACTCGTATTGTAGATCTTAgtaggaaaaaagaaaaaaaaacagtataCTTCTTATACTTATAGTACTACTGCGTCTATTCGTCCTAATTAGGAACGAAGGAAGTAGGTTTTTTCTCTTGctatgttttttgtttgctaaCTACTGCGTCTATTCGTCCAAAAACATATGTATTTATTTACACCCCCTTCACTCCGTCCATGGTTTTAACTTTGAAGTCCATATAGGGTATGTTTAGTTATTGGCCAAAGCCAATCTTATCAATATTTGGCTATGATCAAATTTttggatttctttttttggagGGATGCTTTCTAAATTACTGGCAAGCCGACACATGCACGATCAAATCTAGTTTATTTTTGTAGCCAGCATTTGCCAAATCTTGGCAACCATGGCTAGCCAAATTCTTGGTGAGGTAAGTTTGGGCTAAAACCGAAACACACCCTATATATCAAGGTACTGTTCTCTTGACGAGCTAGTAGGTAGGGGTACTGTTCATTTCCAATTAATTCTCATAGCTTATCAGGAATCCATTGCAACTTAACCGATTGATCATTATATTTGCGACCAAGGTGTACACATTTTTAGTTGCCGTGTTTCAACTTCCTTCTTTTATTCTCCCAGTCTTGCTCGAATTTCAATAATGCACACATTTGACATTTCTCTGTACTTTTAACATGTGGACGGAGTAATTTctctggcctctgcatcaacttaactactccctccgtccaacaaaggatgtctcaactttgactaaatttgaatgcatttatacactaagtcatatctaaatacattcaaattttgacaaacttgagacatcttttgttggacggagggagtatgaattACTAACCACGGttccttcttttccttctcaaGCAGGCCTCCCATTTCCCAAAGTGCAAATGCAAAACCAAATATGCGTCGCAGCCAGGTAACTAGGTAATAAATCGGCGACCACTTCATTTTGTGGGAAAAGTTTCTTCAGTTTCACCCCATTGTGATTGATTTTCCTCATGCGGGTTATGGAATTTCTTCGTGTATCACACATGTATCCTCGATTTCAATTATCATGTAATGAATAAGTGAGTAAACATTGTCTACAAATTCAAGTCAGCATGCATAGAATCGACTTTGAGTTCCTTTTTATTATAATGATACTTGTATTTTTCGTTCCTCGACTATTGCGCAAGTGTAGGTTTCTTCCAGTCTCAACTTATCTGGTGTAACTTTCACCCCTCAAAACCGTGTAGATTTGGTCTTGATGGTGGTTTGGCTATATCAAAGCTGGAAGCTGCATGGTTTCGAAGCCACGTCAGCAGGCGAAGAGATCATTTGTTTTCTAGAGTACACCTAAATAGATGtatcatatattgaagaaAAATAGTACCGCGATGCAGTTTACAAGCCCGTAGGCCAAGTTTATAGCGACTAAACAAGGTCCCCTTAAGTAAATCTGTTCTGCTCCAAATTCTACCTTCCCGCTCGATGGAATGGAGAATGGCGCTGACGCTAGGAGCAGCACCATAAAAAACCACGGAGTTGCAATGCCGCCAAATAGACCAACAAACAAGAGTGATTGCAATGTTCACATCGTGCCGGTCCTTCTTGCTTGGAGCCTCCAACTTCGGCCACCAGTCTACAATCTCCTCCTGCGGCGCCGGTGCCCACTCCAGCCGCTGCCAAGCTCACAGCACACCATCCCAAACTTTTCTTGAGACAACAGAACCAAGAAGGAGGTGAGAGATGCTCTCATGATCTTGATCACACAGCGGGCAACGTGGGGGATGCGGCAAACCACGCCAACTCAGCCGGTCCACGGTCCAGCAGCGATTCCCATCATCGCCAACCACATGAAGAATTCACACTTGCTCGGAGCCCGCGAATCCCAAATCTCACTCGCCCCTGCCATCAACTCCCGGCCACCAAACAGGGCCACATAAGCCGACGCGGCCTGTAATTCCCAGACGCACTCCACCACCATCGAAAGGAATCATCATCCACAGACAACTCGGTTGCACTCACCAGATCCCAGATCAACAAGAACTCCTCGATGGCGCCTACTCAGAAAGCTCCGGTCCCACGTCATGCACCCAAGACAAGTTTAGAAGAGCGCCAACCACACTAGCTCGTGCTGCACGCCTCGAAATTAACTCAAAAAGGGCCGGTGCCAGCTCGCATATACTCCGACCAGCAAGCCATGGATCAATCCAAAAACGTATGCTCCGACCATTTCCCAGCCCCATGTCAACTACCGCCTCGCATAGCTCACTAGCAATAGCCGGAATTTGAAGGTTGAACTCTGCCCACGACCTAGCCGACTCAACCTTTCGCAACCAGCGCTAACGAACCCTCAACGCCACAATAAGGAGCCTCAAGTTGGGAATGCCCAGCCCACGGAGGTGTGCACACAACCTTCCAAGCCACCAAGCAATGACCACCTCGCACATCCTTACGACCCTTCCACAGAAAACCACGGCAAATTTTGTCCACGCCCTCAATCACCTTCGCCGGGAGGTCAAGTGACATCATCGCATAGAGAGTCAATAGAGTAAAAGTCTTGGTTCTAACGACTCATGTGCGCTACTGTAGCTAGGGCGATTTCAGGGCAATTCTTGAGCGATTCCtcccccgccaccgccactTTGGCGCCGGCGTCCACCAAACCCATTGTCGCCACTTCGGTGACGGCGTCcaccctcccccgcctccatGGAGACTCCCATGTCTGCTGATTCTGCCTGCAGACGCCCTGACAGAGTGGATTTGGGCCCCTCCTCGTCTGATGTCTCCAGGTCCGTGCGCTCCTACAGCGCGGTGGTTCGTGGCGAGCCTGACATGGCTTCGTCCTCgcgagcggcggtggcggcgggtgTGGGTTCAGCCCCGCGGCCCACGCTTGCTTCGGTGGTGGTCCGACCAGCCGCCGGGATTCCTATGGCGTCGAGACTGGGCGGCAGAGTGCTTGTGGAGGAACCGGTGGAGGAGGACTGGCACAGGGCATGCAACAAGCGGCCCCGGCGCAGTCAGCAGCTCAGCCCTGTTCTCCCGGCGAGGGTGGTCCGAAAGGACATGCCGCCGGACATGGCGGGTCGGTGTTTCAATTGCTTGGAGGAAGACCATGTTGTAAGAATATTTTGTGGCCAATGCAAATTATAGAATGATTCTTATAATAAAAGATTAGTGTGATGGATGCTAATATAATAGAGTAGGATTATGGGTTTTAATTccctcttttcttcctctgttTAATCTTCAATTTCATGGTGTACATGTATTAAAGAAAGTAGCACTTCTGCTAATTAAAGAATTGAACGGATGCATCAGTTGGCTTCAGCGCATGCACGTGATGAACTGACAAAGGCCACTCGCGCTGGACGCCTCCTCGCCGGAACGTCGCACCGTTCGCATGCAGCCATGCGGGAAGTTAGCACGTGATTAATTGGCATGCGACGGAAGCAGCCGGACGGCAATGGAGCGACGCGCCTGTTCGCTGGAAAGATGCGTCTGCCGGCCGAAGAGATGCGTCGGTCCATAGCATATAAAAGGAGCGCTGGTTGTCCGTTCTGTGTACACATCGATCAGAAGGATCACACACACCGAAAGACTGTTCTTCATCCATCAGAGGAACTTGTGAAGGGAAGAGgcagagagaagaagaacgtACGCACGACGATGGCGTTAATCTCGCAAGGACTCGCAATGGAGCAAGGTACACTCGGATCATCATCGTTAAAATCTCTAGGACGTTTCTGTTGAATCATACGGTATTGCAAAATCCGTAAATAAAAGTCTATTCCGCTGACACTGTGTCTGAATAGGGGGCATGTGGCCACGGAGTGTCGTGCTGCTCGCAGTCCTCCGCAGGGACAACTGGCGCCCAAGCAAGTAGTCCGCCCTCTGGCTCGTCAACCGGCGGCGCCCCCTGCTGCTCGTGGGCAGGCGCCTGCAACCCCTGCTGCTCGCGGGCAGGCTCCTGCAGCCCCTCAGGCGATGGGTGGTCCGGTTGCTGCTGCACGCAGGCTGGAGCACtggctgctcctgctgctccaACGCCGGTTGTGGACTTGTGGCTCCGCTCGTTCAGGCCACGGAGGTGCCGTTGGTGGGTGCTGCAGCGATGCGGCCGCGGTTGGAGTGCTGCATTGTGCCCAAGACGGCCGCCATGAACGAGGCAGAGGCGGTCCTTGCTCACAGTCTGGTTATTCATGTGGTTGGGGGTCGTGGAAAATGTGCCCGCTTCAACTGTGCGCGCATTGATTGCTAGATGTTGTGTACATCGGCATTGATGCAGAGGGCCAAAAGTGAAGCCTCTCGTTATATCTAAATGAGAAAAGAACGAAGAACTAGTCACAGGAGTAACAAAAATGCTAACTAAAGtgcaacaaaacaattttGGTGATGTGTCATGTTATTAATGAAAAAATAGAGGGTTGAAATAACTAGATATGTAACCATCACATCACACCTCTCAAATACAATGAATTTATAAAGCTAATAAATGAGGCTTTTATATTATCACAAATATGTTATACTAGCCGCTGTTGAAGTGACAAATTCTCACGCACTCGACGAGTATATATTAGGGATGGGCATATCTGACTTTTCACATTTTTCATCAGTAATGAGTAAAAAAAAGTCTGTATCCCTCAATTTTACCGAACACTCTCCTCGCTCAGCCTCTCTCtccgcgctgccgccgtcctGGCCCTCCTCCAACGCGCCACCACCGCCTTCCCTGCCAGCGAcgccctcgccctcctccagcgtgcgccgccgacctcgccgccgttctcgccctcctccagcgcgccaccgccgccttcccTGCCCGCGAcgccctcgccctcctccagcgcgcgccgccgccttccctgCCCGCGAcgccctcgccctcctccagcgCGCAGCGCCAacctcgccgccctcctcccagCGCACCAAATCCGAGGAAGCTGCCTTCAAAGGAGCATGCCGTTCCCAGTAAATTCTTCATTGATCTCCTCCTTGGCCAGGTAAATACAAGCTTACCATGTATTTACCATGTATTTCTTCAAACTCCAGGAGAAGAGAAGTTCGAAGGGTAAAAAATTAGTTAGGAGAGGGACTGAGACCAAATCTTACTTCCAGTTCTGCCTTTTACTGTTGCTAATTTGCAGCCATTTTGATTCAGTTGTTTTGGCTTGCTAGGAAAAAAGCAAATAGGTGCCCAATATGCAAAACAATTGTCCAAATCTTagaaagtactccctccaatcctaaattgttgtcgaaatattacatgtatctagacgcattttaagaatagatacatccatatttgggcaaatttgagtcaagaatttaggatcggaggaatatTTCATTTTATATCTCTTTATGGTATTTGGGTTTCTAACTCATTATTCATAATTGTCTTAACTTCAACTTTTCAAGTATATCAGAGTAGAACAACTGAATCTTGATGGTTGATTACAGTGCTACAAAATACATTTCTAGTTGTACTCTCATCAAGTAAATATACATGTCATATGCAAAAACTTCCTTGTGTGCTACAATCTGTCCTAGTCCTTGCTCCTTTTAGTGTGTCTATTAAGTTTAATGACCAGCACTTACTTGGATAAAGATAAAAGAACTTGTTGCTTATTTGTTTCCGCATTTCTGTCAATATTTGTTAACTATAGTTCTGAGCTATTCATATAATTGGCAGGTTCTAACACTTTCTCCAGTTAGTGATCAGAGCTGACAAAACACTAATTCCATCAAGTGTTGGCATGTCCATACCTCTTGCTCCAGTGTTTCAGAATCCAAGGCCATGCTGGCATAAGAGAGCCGGGCGACAGCGACCCATGTCTGGTTCTAAGGTATGGATACGCCACAGATGCAACCTACAGTTCACATCTGTGCGTCGTCTTCTCGCTAAATGATTGGCACATAAGTCAATGtttttggttgtgtgcatcgaccGATGCAGAGGCCAAGAGTTCACCCTGATTTCCGAAAAAAAAGTCaatgtatttttcttcttaacCACTGAACTTTGTAATTGGATCTCTATTTAGTTTGATGTGTAGCAGTCAATTTTGTGAAGATGAAGCTGTCGCTGCTAGTTTGAGTTGTTGCTTAGATTAATTTGATTTGAAGTTTGGAGATGAGAATCGTGTAGCATTTCTTGAATGTCAAAACTATCTGATGATAATATGAATTTTTACTTGCCATTTCCCTGCATATATTTGTTGATCGCAGGTACTGGCAACTGATGTATAGAAGGGCATGAATAGAGAGAGCTTTCTTTTAACAACTGATGTATAGAAGGGCAAGAGATTGAGATCTtaaaatgcatctatacatcaCCAACTTAGtgtatatttatttgaaaaCTAGTTGCAGCAAGCTTACAAACAATTAAGTtttcaaatatatatacactaagttggtgatgtatagatgcattttaAGATCTCAATCTCTTTGCcatttccatccatgtcaAGAACAGACTTACATgaattaaagaaaaaactgaaacttCTGATCTTGTAAGAACTCACTAGATGAAAATATACAGAATTTGATGCCAAAATTGTCGTTGAACCATTTACAATTACAAGGGTACGCTGAAAGATCAACTCCTCGCTTGCGTGATCTGGCATGTGCTAATCTTGCCTAGAGCTACTGCCTCATCAAAAGAGCACCTTCAGCACTTGGAGAACCAAAGTAAATATTTACATGAGCTCGCTACGTTGCCAGCTTGAAAATTTACTTCGTGGAGAGCCTCTGTGCAGGTGCGTCGGAAGACATTAAAACAAGTTCATCAATCTGGCAGACTAAAGGAAGCATGGATCACCTGAAATTACACGGACATATTAGCAACTAGAGGTCGAACATTGAGACGTTAAATACAACTGATGATATGAATGATAAAATGATAAGGACACTTCAAGAAGCCAAAGAATCAGCTCGCATACCATTGCAACCATTTCTTCACTCTGAATAAATGATTGCTAGATGCCGTAAGTATCACAGGATACATCAAAACTATTGCAAGCTGTTAGCATAAATCTTGTGCTTGACTGATCATACATAGATTGATCACTATTCTCAATCTTCCATATCATATACATTTCAGATCTTAAGTCTAATGGTTGAAAGATGATCTCCCTGATCTCACTTGAAGTAGATTGCACAGAACACACTCATAAGGTGGCAGATGGAATTGCTTTTTCTGAAGCATTGCTTTGGTGTTTACCATGTATTGCAGTCAAGAGATCATCTTCATACAACATACTTAAAGGGTCATTTAGTCTATCAACCAGACAACAATGACTTTATGTAAGACAATTTGCAGAATATGAAACCTCTTATAACTACCTGTTAAGGTGTGTAGTATTTGTATCGtaattttttataaaatactTCTACTAACATAGTAGAGCGTTGTGTTCTACTAAAATGAGGGTTCACGAAGTTAATGTATCCTCCAGGGTAACACAACTCGTACATGTATTCAGGAGTTAAGCAAGAAGCTTACCAAAAGCAAATGCCAATATACCCAAATAATACTGAAAATGATCAGAATCAGAATGCTGAAACTCCTTGAAATGTTCTTGCCTGCTTTGCAAATGGAcaaatttctgaaaaaaaaagaagatatttCAAAAGTACCCAATGTAAACCAGGAAGAGTACGTTAGGTCCTGATGGTAAGAAAGGGAAGGTTGCGGCGTGGACTGGGACGAGGAGGCTGGCACGAAcgcgtgggaggaggagggggggtgGCGGCTGGTACGAGGGTAACTGGGAATAGGACAGCTGCGGCTTGATCGCGATGGGAATGAAGGCGGTGGCGCAGTCTAGATGGGGTTAGGGCGGCGGCTCAGTCGCGGTGGGGATGAAAGCGGCGACGCAGGATGGGAGGAGGATGGATGCTGAATGCCTGTGAAGAGGacagcggcggagggagctCT carries:
- the LOC100825749 gene encoding enoyl-CoA delta isomerase 2, peroxisomal, with the protein product MESTFCSLEPARDGFFVLTMSSADGHQYLTEHAVADLVKTLTRVRDDPKARGLVTTCQAGNAVSFCDGINYADDDARQQAEAGDPGLTWRVATRLATAVSSSVLFPTVFQAERKADPAAGMAEVIRLLMELPMPTVAAVSGNATSLGVALALAHDSLVMWGRAELRLPETELRRRPLPDYAGKLLQEKLPSSELRKLHMSRPCIGDQLVSSCYYVQSANKDKGAVLNDALQLLYKRTGGKAADIAKARRTKCPKTCADLGITGPQQLPRPPISQSANAKPNMRRSQVTR